The proteins below come from a single Dehalococcoidia bacterium genomic window:
- a CDS encoding radical SAM protein, producing MFTEMTNIEPKYIYLFRSGELERRARALESRLASCDICPHVCKVNRLEGETGFCRSGRLPIVASICAHRGEEPALSGVNGSGTIFFGNCNMRCVYCQNHQISQSWRRQKSNETGCRSLAAHMIYLQDEMGCHNINFVSPSHFAPQIVRALVEAVPMGLHIPIVYNTGGYDSLDTLKELDGIVDIYLPDIRYADDKTAKKYSQAPDYVKYNRAAMNEMYRQVGDLVVDGNGVARRGLIVRHLILPNRLAGSEESLQWIEKELSPSVTMSVMSQYSPRHKAPGIPLLSRRISPTEYESVLKCLSDLGMENGWLQGMESSDHYLPDFEREGHPFDTDPVGAIHESPPHDVPNKKRSA from the coding sequence ATGTTCACTGAAATGACCAATATCGAACCAAAATATATATATCTATTCCGCTCCGGCGAGCTGGAGCGCCGCGCCCGGGCACTCGAATCCCGCCTGGCGTCCTGTGATATCTGCCCGCACGTGTGCAAAGTGAATCGACTCGAAGGTGAAACGGGCTTCTGCCGCTCGGGACGATTGCCGATAGTAGCGTCGATCTGCGCCCATCGAGGCGAGGAGCCGGCCCTCTCGGGCGTTAACGGCTCGGGCACCATATTCTTCGGCAACTGTAATATGCGCTGCGTTTACTGCCAGAATCACCAGATAAGCCAGAGCTGGAGAAGACAAAAATCGAACGAGACCGGCTGCCGCAGCCTGGCAGCACATATGATTTACCTGCAAGACGAGATGGGCTGCCACAACATCAACTTCGTATCGCCGAGCCATTTCGCACCTCAGATAGTGAGAGCGCTCGTTGAAGCTGTGCCGATGGGATTGCATATTCCGATCGTATACAACACCGGCGGCTACGATTCGCTCGATACGCTGAAAGAACTCGACGGCATCGTCGACATTTACCTGCCTGATATCAGGTATGCCGACGACAAAACGGCTAAGAAATACTCGCAGGCGCCGGACTACGTAAAATACAATCGCGCCGCGATGAACGAGATGTACCGCCAGGTCGGCGACCTTGTCGTGGACGGGAACGGTGTGGCGCGGCGCGGGCTCATCGTGCGACACCTTATTCTACCCAACAGGCTGGCCGGCAGCGAAGAATCGCTGCAATGGATCGAAAAAGAGCTTTCGCCCTCTGTCACTATGAGCGTCATGTCGCAGTACTCCCCCCGGCATAAAGCTCCCGGCATCCCCCTGCTGTCGCGACGCATATCTCCGACTGAATACGAATCCGTACTCAAATGCCTCAGCGACCTCGGCATGGAGAACGGCTGGCTGCAGGGGATGGAATCATCCGACCACTATCTGCCCGACTTCGAGCGCGAGGGCCACCCTTTCGACACCGACCCCGTAGGGGCGATTCATGAATCGCCCCCGCATGATGTCCCTAATAAAAAGAGGTCGGCATGA
- a CDS encoding NAD(P)/FAD-dependent oxidoreductase, with protein sequence MTPKPIIVIGAGAGGMMAAGRAAELGARVLLLEKTDGPGKKLLISGKTRCNVTNAKELDEFVTMYGANGRFLYRAFSRFFRDDLLDFLRRYGVETKTERGGRIFPESDDARDVVRAFERYITEQRVDLHTNTKVTAINVDGGKIAGVQTEDGTIPASAVILATGGSSYPGTGSSGDGYRMAASLGHTITKIRPALIPLVVHETALAKSMQGVSLRNVRLTACQCKAEDIDISKTPKRDCGRGIPGRKPAAPVIESRMGEMMMTHSGIGGPVTLLMSLAVVDALERGPVSVSIDLKPALDEKQLRARLQRDFESYSKRSYRNILKELLPQKMIEPFVAMTGIPPEKCGHEITADERERLLNCLKSLRFNIEGPMPISAAIVTAGGVSLSEIDPYTMASRLVGGLYFCGEVMDIDADTGGYNLQAAFSTGYVAGEEAAL encoded by the coding sequence ATGACCCCCAAACCCATAATCGTTATCGGCGCGGGAGCGGGCGGGATGATGGCCGCCGGCCGCGCCGCCGAGCTGGGAGCCCGCGTCCTCCTGCTGGAGAAGACCGACGGCCCGGGCAAAAAACTCCTCATCAGCGGAAAGACGCGCTGCAACGTAACTAACGCTAAAGAGCTCGACGAGTTCGTTACGATGTACGGTGCGAACGGGCGCTTCCTCTACCGCGCCTTCAGCCGCTTCTTCCGCGACGACCTGCTCGATTTCCTCAGGCGTTACGGTGTTGAAACCAAGACCGAGCGCGGCGGCCGTATCTTCCCAGAATCTGACGACGCCCGCGACGTGGTGCGTGCCTTCGAGCGTTATATCACTGAGCAGCGCGTCGACCTGCACACCAATACTAAAGTGACCGCTATAAACGTCGACGGCGGGAAGATCGCAGGCGTTCAAACGGAGGACGGGACGATCCCCGCCTCAGCCGTCATCCTGGCGACGGGAGGCTCCTCATACCCCGGTACCGGCTCCTCCGGCGACGGCTACCGTATGGCAGCGTCGTTAGGCCATACGATAACAAAGATAAGGCCCGCCCTGATCCCGCTCGTGGTGCACGAGACCGCCCTGGCCAAGAGCATGCAGGGCGTGAGCCTGCGCAACGTGCGGCTGACCGCCTGTCAATGCAAAGCCGAGGATATCGACATTTCAAAGACGCCGAAGCGCGATTGCGGCCGCGGCATCCCCGGCAGGAAGCCCGCCGCGCCGGTCATCGAGAGCCGCATGGGCGAGATGATGATGACGCACTCCGGCATCGGCGGCCCGGTTACGCTGCTCATGAGCCTGGCCGTGGTCGATGCGCTGGAGCGCGGCCCGGTGAGCGTATCCATCGACCTGAAGCCTGCTCTCGACGAAAAGCAGCTGCGCGCGCGGCTGCAGCGCGACTTCGAGAGCTACAGCAAACGGAGTTACCGCAACATCCTCAAGGAGCTGCTGCCGCAGAAGATGATCGAGCCGTTCGTAGCGATGACAGGCATCCCTCCGGAGAAATGCGGCCACGAGATAACGGCGGACGAGCGCGAGCGATTGCTGAATTGCCTCAAATCACTGCGTTTCAACATCGAGGGGCCGATGCCGATAAGCGCCGCCATCGTCACTGCGGGCGGTGTCTCGCTCTCCGAGATCGACCCGTACACGATGGCTTCAAGATTAGTCGGTGGGCTATATTTCTGCGGCGAGGTCATGGACATAGACGCAGATACCGGCGGATATAACCTTCAGGCGGCGTTTTCCACAGGCTACGTCGCGGGGGAGGAAGCGGCTTTGTAG